Proteins from a single region of Heptranchias perlo isolate sHepPer1 chromosome 34, sHepPer1.hap1, whole genome shotgun sequence:
- the LOC137301581 gene encoding putative uncharacterized protein FLJ45035: protein MAHINCSIDPQDPELYGSLSSEYQILTIGKVVHYSQTIGKVVLYSQTIGKVVHYSQTIGKVVHYSQTIGKVVHYSQTIGKVVHYSQTIGKVVLYSQTIGKVVHYSQTIGKVVHYSQTIGKVVHYSQTIGKVVLYSQTIGKVVLYSQTIGKVILYSQTILTLPETYT, encoded by the exons ATGGCGCATATTAATTGCAGTATAGACCCGCAGGACCCAGAGTTGTACGGCAGTTTAAGCAGTGAATATCAAATCTTG ACAATCGGAAAAGTGGTCCATTATTCCCAGACAATCGGAAAAGTGGTCCTTTATTCCCAGACAATCGGAAAAGTGGTCCATTATTCCCAGACAATCGGAAAAGTGGTCCATTATTCCCAGACAATCGGAAAAGTGGTCCATTATTCCCAGACAATCGGAAAAGTGGTCCATTATTCCCAGACAATCGGAAAAGTGGTCCTTTATTCCCAGACAATCGGAAAAGTGGTCCATTATTCCCAGACAATCGGAAAAGTGGTCCATTATTCCCAGACAATCGGAAAAGTGGTCCATTATTCCCAGACAATCGGAAAAGTGGTCCTTTATTCCCAGACAATCGGAAAAGTGGTCCTTTATTCCCAGACAATCGGAAAAGTGATCCTTTATTCCCAGACAATCCTCACCTTGCCAGAAACATACACATAA